A region of the Culex quinquefasciatus strain JHB chromosome 1, VPISU_Cqui_1.0_pri_paternal, whole genome shotgun sequence genome:
ACGCGTTTTTCCGCGCGCGCTCGCCGCGGTTTTTCTCGATCCGGAAaagatctttgaaaaaaaaaatctactttcgACGTAGCAACCCGTGTTCGCGCCTACCACGATCGGCACCAAATCAATCTTTCGCCCAGCACTAAATCAACCCTTAAGCAGCCCTTTATCGGCCCTCGCATGATCGCAGTTTGGAAGAGCTTGCAAGAGGCCCAAAAAAGGAGGAAATTGCGAGAAAACGAGGAGCAACAGCCGACGAGCGCGATCCAAGGCGATGGACAACGGCGAGTGACatctgcgacgacgacgacgacgacaccaaCACAGCCAAAGCAACAACAAGCCCATCGTCGCCGACTGCGGGCGGCCGTGCCGAGAGAGCGCAGCCGAGAGTGCCTGGTGCGAGAGAATCGGTACGCGATCGAGCGAGCCGAAGAGGAGCAGTGGGAGCGGGAGCACGAGCAGCGGCTCACCAATACCGGCGCGGGTGCACGTGCTCGTCGTGACGGCCGCTTTGCCGGAATTGATTTGCAGCAGGAAGTGGGCGAAGTGGGTGGCGGCAGAGGAAGAGGGTGGCAAAATCAGCACTTTTGTTTAGAACGCGGTGGACAGGCGGAAAAGCGAgaggaagaggaagaagaatGGAGTAGTTTGCGTGCGGCGGAGGATCGAAGGAGGCGACGGGTCAAAGACGGCGAAgacagcgacgacgacgacgacgccagaGCGAATTATGGATCGGCGTTTAAATTTAGTTCTTGTTGGTGTCTGTAGGGTGGATTGACCGGTAGTGGAGTGCACTTTTAGGGAGAGAGAGAAAGCAAAATAGGTTTGTTTTTGGGGGAGGGAAATTATGCATTTTTATTGACCCAACTTGCAACAATACTTGATTTTACATACAAATATTACACTTTCTCGGTGTAATTCTACGTTGTCAATCAgaatttatgtaatattacatcatcagagaggtaatattacaccttttaaaatttacagtattttatgtgtataaattatatttaatcatttaatgttTTCACCATGCAAAGTTATCTTTCGTtaagggactatccataaaccacgtggacacttttttgggaatctcaacccccccccccttcttttttgtatggagcgtggacaatcgcttaccccctaaagtgtccacgtggtttatggatggtccctaaggctggtacaaattttatttaaagttgttgcacctcccccgaaaaaaaaatcagggggcaaaaacaatatttttttcaaaaacttcaaaatttcaatgaaaaatttaggtgcaatcaactgaaatcaatttaaaatgcattcccctgcgtttggaatcatttttagcatgttttgggataattaaaaaaatctatagatttttagaaattttttgatatttagtatcgcaaaaagttttttttcccaaaatttttggtttcgtcaatttttacaattacgTCAATTGAAAAGAGTTACAAAATTGAAGAATAAAATAGTAAAGAATTTCTgaattattgatttaaaaaaaatagcgaaaGATTTCTTCCAgatataagaaaataagaattaaagtattcaaaattttagaatcccagatttttttaaaaatatttgagtaatagaaaaaaatattttttgcaattccgtcgtgaaactacttacttttcctgtcattctcaaacgacgaaatagcctacttttctgtaccaaaaataacagaatcgaatagcaatacttttcaaaataaatgctgaaaagttctacttttcagcactgaaatgggtgctgaaaagtttaacttttcagcacttgtttcgaagagtaacacttttcaacattttttttatttaaactttactttaaatttcactcaatgggtgtttttctgaattgcaaaactcgttgcaaaacttgatttttccagcattcttcgtatttatccaactcggtgaaactcgttggataaatgtacgactcgtgctgaaaaaaacctctttttgcaacttgttgcataaactactatttttgactTCTGTTATTTCAcaattaaaaaatgaagaattcATGAaaagaagcgttttttttttcaatgtggaatgttttaattttaatctgtagagttttggagttttttaaagttttttatttagaatttgaaatttaaccatTTTAGAATCATAGAATTGTAGaattcaataattaaattaccttttttatgaTGTTATTTTACATCAATCAAGACTGAAAAGGTGACATTACACTAGAAAagtagtaaaattacacattttcagtggtgaaattacatattttttctgacataaaagatgtacccctgcCCAGATGTAAtaataccatgatttttttactgtgcgaGTTATCCAAGTAAAATTCaactaaaaacaataaaatttaactaaaatgtgttgaaaatgtatatgggattttttttattgataaaattgtaacaatttcaacaatattttctactataattttttttataatttcaaaaaacgaGTCAAAATTAAAACTAACAAACAATAAGAAAATTAGGTTATTAATCGTGTTCTCAGTAATTCACATTGTCATCATTTAATTAATcgataatttcatattttttatttccaataaaatttcaacatttactATTAAACATAAGAATgaaagaattcaaaattttagaatcccagatttaaaaaaaaatatttgagcaatcgaaaaattgaatttttcgaattttgtaattttacaatttaaaaaatcaagaattcatGAAAAGAAGCGTTTTTTATgtggaattttataattttaatctgaagagttttggatttttttaaaagtatttgatttagaatttgaatttttaacgttttagaatctaaaaactgtagaatttaataattaaagaattgaagcattaaaaaataattaaatagttttcaaattaaTGAGTTCTAGAATAAAACAATTATAGAATTAAGGAGTTTCAAAATTATGGAATATCAGAATTaatctttaaataatttaaacttttagaatttaagaattctagagttttataATTATAGAATCCTGGATTATTTTTCTAGAAATTCTGATTTTTGACATttagagttttaaatttttaaggatcttagaaaattaaaaatgtaaaatcagaATTTAGAAGTTAGGAGTTTAAAAGCgtaagaatttcaaattttagaaatttgagaatttaagagttaaccctctaacgcccatggttactccagagcaccactaactTTTGTCTTCAAAGTTGAATTTCTCTGCAACCAAGCATTTTTTCAACCTGGTTCAACCTGCATTAGTTTATGTAGATTGTTAACTTATAACCATtccaatttcatcaaatttggtcgATCCAGTCTTGAGTTATgtagaaaaacgtaaaaaatcttgattttgctctgggcgggaaggggttaaataATAAAGTGTTTGAataattgaatgattgaataattcaataattaaatGATTAAGTAATTGaataatgaaatattgaaactattgaaaatttaaattataaaatatttaagtaattaaatatttaaataattaaagaaaataaaataattctttaatttaacaattgaaattgaataaaaaataaaataattaaatagtcaaataattaaatagtttaacagttaaggctggtacaaatatttttaaaagtttttgtcaccccccccttcaaaattggcccgaaaaatcagggggcaaaaaaaaaaattttacaataaacttcaaaattttaatgaaaattcaagtgcaaccagctgaaatcaaattaaaatacattcttctgcgtttaaaatcatttttagtatgtttgggtttattaaaaaatcttaagattttttgaaaattttcgatgcaaaatcttttttttcgatacaatttttgtttttgtcagatcttagattttttgaaaactaatgattgcaaaacaactgaactagtgtaaaatgcattttaaaacacttttttcatttaaatttgaagactatggcttgttatttaaatttttatattttttatttttttaaattaaaatctgagaaataaataatattcaataaatcataaatttatgaataaattcatcaaatccaagaaataattaattaatcaataagggaataaaaaaaataagaattgaagATTGATGAATTTATAAAGTTAAGAATTGAAGATATAGAGTTTTAGATTTTAGtgtattaaaaattaatttattgataTATAATTTCAGAATTCCATCATATTAGAATTTAGGATTAATAAAATTGTAGAATTTCAGAACTTCAGAATCCAAGAATAAAAACAATAGTAATGTTAAGAATTAAGTTATTTAgtaattaaacaaattaaaagtttgaggatttaaaaaataaaaaaaataggatttgTAAGAATTTGAGAGAAAATCAAGAAtcaagaatttagaaatttaagaatattaaattttttgaaattttatttttttctggaattttttgaattttgtaactcAAAAGTTTGAAATAGAAATTGcagtgtaaaaaaaatatgttaggatctttgaaaaaaaaaaaactaacaaaaattaaaagtttgtaaaaCCTTAATTTGTATTTTCACTAAAGAATCATGAATTTAATAACTTAAgtgtttaacaattaaaatttttgtttgggaaattccaaaatttatccCAAAATGGCTTCCTTGGGCCAAAAAGAAAAGATCCGTAGGGCAAAAATAAGGTGACGCGATGCAAGTTAAGCGTTGAAGTTGAAGTTGTTACTTTCATACAAAACAGTTCTCTCAAAATCGCTTTATAACTATTCAGGTTCAACTCGGATCAATTTGgggtcttggacaaagttatAGATCTCTCGCTGAACACACTAAAAATTTATCtggaaaaatatgaatattttgcctttattttaaatttctattttattttcaaataaaatttcaaaaataaaaaatatattttgcctAATCATCCTAAAGAAGATCGTGGAATAATTGTGAATGCATAAGAGGGCACAAGGAGAGAAGTGATGAAATACTctggaaaactttaaaattttcgaaagaaaactaaattatttgccatcaattttactgaatatttgttaaaattacagaattttgttcaattttgtttgaattagAATTGATTGAATTGATTAGAATTgaattagattaaaatttcttccaaaaatatcaaaattaatttattatctTTGAAATTAGGATAATTGACGAAAGAGAAGAGATGTATATTCTCTCTCGACTTCAACTGGGGCAAATGAGTTCATACATACTTAAACGAGAGAAATACAAAAGAAAGAGCGTTGCtctcttgctcactgtcttgccTCCCGACGGCCAAAATAATATCGTTTTCTTcttttgtcagttttttttttgtgagaaatttaaaatttaaagttggATCAATTTAAATCGATTTAAAATGGGTTATAGAATCCAGTGATCCACTACCGCTCAATTCCACCTAAAATTCTTCAACTAGCATACAGCAAAGTGTAGTGACAATTAGCAAAGCACCCTCGTAGACAATCATTAGACACTTAGTgcttgaacaacaaaaaaacatctcTTCAAAAATGAACCGCCAACGCTCGTCGGTCCGCAGCCGCGGCTCCTCCTCCACCACAACGAGCGACCCCCGCGAGAAGGTCAAGGACTGCTGCCGGAAGTTTATCGCGTTTATGTGCACCCAGGTCGGCGTTGGTGGCCTGATCGTGGTGTACGCGCTGGTGGGCGCCGCCAGTTTCATGTCGATCGAGACACAGGAACCGAACCCGTTGATCGAGTACGTGTCGGTGCTGCGGAGGAACTGCGCGGCCGAGCTGTGGGACGTAACGGAGCAGAACAACCTGTTCAACAGTTCGATTTGGCACTACGAGGCGGATGTGGTGTTGAAGCGGTACCAGGACGACCTGGCGGATGCGATTCGGCGGGGGTACGATGGGCGGACGCCGGAGGAGACGTGGATCTTCCCGGCGGCGTTGATGTTCTGCCTGGCGGTGTTCACGATGATCGGGTACGGGAACATGGTCCCGAGGACGGCCTGGGGCAAGGGCGCGACGGTGATCTACGCCACGTTTGGGATCCCGCTCTACATCCTGTACTTTATGAACATGGGCAAGGTGTTGGCTTCCACCTTCAAGTGGCTCTACACGTGGCTTCACGAGTGCAGCCACGGCCACGACGACGATCTGGCTCTGGAGGACGGCAACGGAGTCCCGCAGCGAAAGCGGATCATCGTCCCGAC
Encoded here:
- the LOC6043596 gene encoding TWiK family of potassium channels protein 7, which encodes MNRQRSSVRSRGSSSTTTSDPREKVKDCCRKFIAFMCTQVGVGGLIVVYALVGAASFMSIETQEPNPLIEYVSVLRRNCAAELWDVTEQNNLFNSSIWHYEADVVLKRYQDDLADAIRRGYDGRTPEETWIFPAALMFCLAVFTMIGYGNMVPRTAWGKGATVIYATFGIPLYILYFMNMGKVLASTFKWLYTWLHECSHGHDDDLALEDGNGVPQRKRIIVPTTACLWVITIYIATGTIMFAEWEKWSYLDSAYFCVTSLCKIGIGDLVPGANILDSQSGKPTKLVINFVYMLLGMGLVAMCYILMREEVRIKMQEIKEDTRLCLEDMSSKFAKCFGTGKDAQYYD